From a single Chitinophaga sp. Cy-1792 genomic region:
- a CDS encoding TonB-dependent receptor, translated as MRLMLFVFVFSPLMLFAQTKNIQGTVKDSTGTPIPGVSFHIKGGKPIGITDGTGNFKAVVPDGAILVFSGMSFDNTELQVGAASSYNVLLRSKETGLNEVVVVGYGVQKKVNMTGSVASIGSKQLDARPVTNVSSALGGLAAGVSVVQGSGQPGLDGATIRVRGTGTLNNASALVVIDGVIGTMDAVNPSDIASISILKDAAAASIYGAQAANGVILITTKKGTKGKPQFNYTGIFSQATPNNKPKFVTDYVRHMELFNEGATNIGQAAPYQQSNIDLWKAAKQDPNKLNDFGIPNYVVYPNTDWGKTIFENNLIQNHNFQVTGGSDNVLYNLSARYLGNPGVMHNTGIKRYEMRANVEVKATDFLTLGTQTFASVQNRDKGNVGNLFNFLRQTTPGLYPMYDGKLGAPTSSDESAGLNNLLGYLYGTGGTTQESRISSTLYSNIHFLKHFTVESRFNYQVRGTDSTDYTIPLDRWNFATNTIAAPAALPINLSTGQGESKDYSYSMDQILRYSNQWRDHSLNAMVGYNEYYYKYFNFGATMTGLLDATITNIGTGTTMSSIGGTAFDRSMRSFFGRLNYIYRDKYMFEANMRRDASSRFGANNRWGNFPSFSAGWRISEEQFAKQFSHLFQDVKLRASWGKLGNDAAGVYDWQATYGRSSYSYGGNQTSAMAQYKIANPDLRWESTAQTDIGLDFSTFDRHLSVELDLYNRQTSGILTTVPLPLTAGSVVAPTVNGPSVNNRGIEISLNWQGGKGDFRYSIGGNFSYNRNQITQYKGALVEGWSTVNGNKVYNSNIGAVASSASAVNPNVEEHMIGEYYLRQLYHGNGSYKNADGTVNINGGPTSGMIRTAADLQWVKDMQAAGYTFSPVNATGKSQLYYGDFIFADLNGDGVYGNSYDRKFTGTNKDPKFIFGFNTNLAYKNFDLSMSIQGAMGLQFYWNAEGYDNSIVRTGNGIAQRIADDHYYFNDANPSDPRNNINGHFPRLKFNGDAINNTPSVFWLYNANYVKLKNIQIGYTLPADVMKRVHLHNCRVFLSGENLLTITKWEGIDPELGQDIGYPTMKQVAVGITLGL; from the coding sequence ATGCGGTTGATGTTATTCGTATTTGTGTTTTCCCCGTTAATGTTATTTGCACAAACGAAAAACATCCAGGGAACAGTGAAAGATTCCACGGGTACGCCAATTCCGGGCGTAAGTTTCCACATTAAAGGAGGCAAGCCAATCGGTATTACAGATGGTACCGGTAATTTCAAGGCGGTGGTGCCGGATGGCGCTATCCTTGTCTTTTCGGGTATGTCGTTCGATAATACAGAACTCCAGGTGGGGGCAGCATCTTCCTATAATGTATTACTGCGTTCAAAAGAAACAGGTTTGAATGAAGTAGTAGTGGTAGGTTATGGTGTACAGAAAAAAGTTAATATGACTGGTTCGGTAGCCTCCATCGGCTCCAAACAGCTGGATGCGCGCCCGGTGACCAACGTATCTTCGGCGCTGGGTGGACTTGCGGCCGGTGTAAGTGTGGTACAGGGCAGCGGTCAGCCGGGCCTGGACGGTGCTACTATCCGTGTAAGAGGTACAGGTACGCTCAATAACGCCAGTGCCCTGGTAGTGATTGATGGCGTCATCGGTACGATGGATGCGGTAAACCCATCGGATATTGCGTCTATCTCTATCCTGAAAGATGCGGCTGCTGCTTCTATCTATGGTGCACAGGCCGCAAATGGTGTAATTCTCATTACTACCAAAAAAGGAACAAAAGGAAAGCCGCAGTTTAATTATACCGGTATTTTCTCCCAGGCAACCCCCAACAACAAACCTAAATTCGTGACGGACTACGTGCGTCATATGGAACTGTTTAACGAAGGCGCTACCAACATCGGCCAGGCTGCCCCTTATCAGCAATCCAATATCGACCTGTGGAAAGCCGCCAAACAGGACCCTAACAAACTCAATGACTTTGGTATTCCTAACTATGTGGTATATCCTAATACCGATTGGGGTAAAACCATTTTCGAAAATAACCTGATCCAGAATCATAACTTCCAGGTAACCGGTGGTAGTGATAATGTATTGTATAACCTTTCTGCCCGTTACCTCGGTAACCCCGGCGTTATGCATAATACCGGTATCAAACGCTATGAAATGCGCGCCAACGTGGAAGTAAAAGCTACTGACTTTTTAACCCTGGGAACGCAAACGTTTGCATCAGTGCAGAACCGGGACAAGGGAAATGTGGGCAATCTCTTCAACTTCCTCCGTCAGACTACACCAGGATTGTACCCTATGTACGACGGTAAACTCGGCGCACCTACTTCCTCCGACGAATCTGCCGGCCTGAATAACCTGCTCGGCTACCTCTACGGCACCGGCGGTACCACCCAGGAATCCAGGATAAGCAGCACGCTGTATTCCAATATCCATTTCCTGAAACATTTCACGGTAGAAAGCCGCTTCAACTACCAGGTAAGAGGCACGGATTCTACCGATTATACTATCCCGCTCGACCGCTGGAACTTTGCTACCAATACCATTGCTGCTCCTGCAGCCTTGCCAATAAACCTGTCTACCGGACAGGGAGAGAGTAAAGATTACAGCTATTCTATGGATCAGATCCTCCGCTACAGCAACCAGTGGAGAGATCATAGTCTGAATGCCATGGTAGGGTACAATGAATATTACTACAAGTATTTCAACTTCGGGGCTACCATGACCGGCTTGCTGGATGCTACCATTACCAACATCGGTACCGGAACAACCATGTCGTCTATCGGTGGTACTGCATTTGATCGCTCTATGCGTTCTTTCTTTGGTAGATTGAACTATATCTACAGAGATAAATATATGTTCGAAGCCAACATGCGCAGGGATGCTTCTTCCCGCTTCGGCGCCAACAACAGGTGGGGTAACTTCCCTTCCTTCTCCGCAGGCTGGCGTATATCCGAAGAACAGTTTGCCAAACAGTTCTCGCATCTCTTCCAGGATGTTAAGCTGAGAGCTTCCTGGGGTAAGCTCGGAAATGATGCTGCAGGCGTTTACGACTGGCAGGCTACCTATGGTCGTAGCTCCTATTCCTATGGCGGCAACCAGACCTCAGCCATGGCACAATATAAAATTGCCAACCCTGACCTCCGCTGGGAAAGCACCGCACAAACAGATATCGGTTTAGATTTCAGCACCTTCGACAGACATCTCTCTGTAGAGCTGGATCTCTATAACCGTCAGACAAGTGGTATCCTCACAACAGTTCCATTACCACTGACTGCAGGAAGCGTAGTTGCTCCAACGGTAAACGGCCCGAGTGTAAATAACAGAGGTATTGAAATTAGCCTGAACTGGCAGGGAGGTAAAGGTGATTTCCGCTATTCTATCGGCGGTAACTTCTCTTACAACCGTAATCAGATCACACAATACAAAGGCGCATTGGTTGAAGGCTGGAGTACCGTAAACGGCAACAAAGTATATAACAGCAACATTGGCGCTGTTGCATCCAGTGCCAGCGCGGTTAATCCGAACGTAGAAGAACATATGATCGGTGAATATTATCTGCGTCAGCTGTACCACGGTAATGGCTCCTATAAAAATGCAGATGGTACCGTAAATATCAATGGTGGTCCTACCTCCGGTATGATCAGAACCGCTGCAGATTTACAATGGGTGAAAGATATGCAGGCAGCCGGTTATACCTTCTCGCCTGTAAATGCTACCGGTAAATCACAGTTGTATTATGGTGATTTCATCTTTGCTGACCTCAACGGTGATGGAGTTTATGGCAACAGCTACGACAGGAAATTTACCGGCACCAACAAAGATCCTAAGTTCATTTTTGGTTTCAATACCAACCTGGCTTATAAAAACTTTGACCTGTCTATGTCCATACAAGGTGCGATGGGACTGCAATTCTACTGGAACGCAGAAGGTTACGACAACTCCATCGTACGTACTGGTAATGGCATCGCACAACGTATTGCGGATGACCACTATTATTTTAACGACGCAAACCCAAGCGATCCGAGAAATAATATCAATGGTCATTTCCCTCGTCTGAAATTCAATGGTGACGCGATTAACAATACCCCAAGTGTATTCTGGTTATACAATGCCAATTATGTAAAACTGAAAAATATTCAGATAGGCTATACCCTGCCTGCTGATGTGATGAAGCGTGTACACCTGCATAACTGCCGTGTATTCCTTTCCGGTGAAAACCTGCTGACCATTACCAAATGGGAAGGTATCGATCCTGAGCTGGGCCAGGATATTGGGTATCCTACCATGAAGCAGGTAGCTGTAGGTATTACCCTTGGTTTATAA